Proteins co-encoded in one Marinobacter gudaonensis genomic window:
- a CDS encoding YheT family hydrolase, translating into MQSVWPTLFRKVPMAEPECEVLATPDDDELHLDWYRQGNDRLAIVSHGLEGHSQRPYVLGLARALLREGWDVLAWNFRSCGGVMNLQPRFYHSGATGDLELVVNRALADRYQALFLSGFSMGGNLTLLYLAEQGERVDSRICGAVGYSVPCDLAGSADMLALPSRKIYMQRFLRDLKAKMEKKAERFPDLIDVSGFDDIQRFHEFDDRYTAPLHGFESAREYWARCSALGRLRDIRVPALMVNASDDPFLSPACFPESRRQLGQYVRLEAPRWGGHVGFVEHARDGSYWSERRALAFVQGVAG; encoded by the coding sequence GTGCAATCAGTGTGGCCGACGCTGTTCCGCAAGGTTCCGATGGCCGAGCCTGAGTGTGAAGTTCTGGCGACGCCGGACGACGACGAACTGCATCTGGACTGGTACCGGCAGGGCAATGATCGTCTGGCCATTGTCTCTCACGGACTGGAGGGGCACAGTCAGCGACCCTACGTGCTGGGTCTCGCGCGGGCGTTGCTGAGAGAAGGCTGGGATGTACTTGCGTGGAATTTCCGTTCCTGCGGAGGCGTCATGAACCTGCAGCCCAGGTTCTATCACAGCGGCGCAACGGGAGACCTGGAGCTGGTTGTCAATCGCGCGCTGGCTGACCGCTATCAGGCCCTGTTTCTCTCCGGTTTCAGCATGGGAGGTAACCTGACGTTGCTGTACCTGGCCGAGCAGGGCGAGCGGGTAGACAGTCGGATCTGCGGCGCCGTGGGGTATTCCGTACCCTGCGATCTGGCGGGCAGTGCCGACATGTTGGCGCTACCCAGCCGGAAAATCTACATGCAGCGGTTCCTACGTGACCTGAAAGCGAAGATGGAGAAAAAGGCAGAGCGGTTTCCCGATCTCATCGACGTATCGGGCTTCGACGATATCCAACGTTTTCACGAGTTTGACGATCGCTACACGGCCCCATTGCACGGATTTGAAAGTGCCCGGGAATACTGGGCCCGGTGTTCCGCACTGGGCCGGCTCAGGGACATACGCGTGCCAGCACTTATGGTGAACGCCTCAGACGACCCGTTTCTCTCGCCTGCCTGCTTCCCGGAATCACGACGCCAGCTCGGACAGTATGTGCGACTGGAAGCGCCGCGCTGGGGAGGACACGTGGGTTTTGTGGAGCACGCACGTGACGGTTCTTATTGGTCGGAACGCCGTGCCCTGGCGTTCGTTCAGGGGGTTGCCGGCTAG
- a CDS encoding ABC transporter ATP-binding protein produces the protein MTNVTPETDTQDGQGPMLRVRDLTHRVRLETDTLTILQGVNLEINRGESVAIVGRSGSGKTTLLGLLAGLDTPSDGTVELDGAVISQLSEDERARLRAHRVGFVFQSFQLLPALTALENVMLPLELAGLESPEARARELLERVGLGERLSHTPRQLSGGEQQRVAIARAFASDPLILFADEPTGNLDNRTGQAVSDLLMALNREQGTTLVMVTHDEHLAARCNRQLQIEAGILSEPETAGEVAH, from the coding sequence ATGACCAATGTTACCCCGGAGACTGACACCCAGGATGGCCAGGGGCCCATGTTGCGGGTCCGGGATCTGACGCATCGCGTGCGCCTTGAAACCGATACGCTGACGATATTGCAGGGGGTCAATCTTGAAATCAATCGCGGAGAATCCGTAGCCATCGTCGGCCGGTCGGGTTCGGGCAAAACCACCCTGCTGGGGCTGCTGGCCGGCCTGGACACCCCCAGTGATGGCACTGTGGAGCTGGACGGCGCAGTGATCAGTCAACTGAGTGAGGATGAGCGGGCACGGTTGCGTGCTCATCGGGTCGGCTTTGTGTTCCAGTCGTTCCAACTGCTACCCGCCCTTACGGCGTTGGAAAACGTCATGTTGCCGCTGGAGTTGGCGGGGCTGGAATCGCCGGAAGCAAGGGCGCGTGAGCTGCTTGAGCGCGTGGGCCTTGGCGAGCGTCTGTCGCACACACCCAGACAGCTCTCGGGTGGTGAGCAGCAGCGGGTTGCGATCGCCCGGGCGTTTGCCTCCGATCCGCTTATCCTGTTCGCCGATGAGCCAACTGGTAACCTGGACAACCGAACGGGCCAAGCGGTCTCTGATCTCTTGATGGCGCTTAACCGGGAGCAGGGCACCACCCTGGTCATGGTGACCCATGACGAACATCTGGCGGCTCGCTGTAACCGGCAATTGCAGATTGAGGCCGGCATTCTCAGTGAGCCCGAGACCGCCGGGGAGGTCGCGCACTGA
- a CDS encoding quinone-dependent dihydroorotate dehydrogenase, translating into MYGVLRNLLFQLPPEQAHNIALNGLDVAHRLGILSAFSPKIDSFPVNVMGLDFPNPVGLAAGLDKNADHLDALGSLGFGFIEVGTVTPLAQPGNPKPRMFRLPEHQAIINRMGFNNEGLEHLLARVDKRKYRGVLGINVGKNKDTPNDQSESDYRKGISAVYSRADYITVNVSSPNTPGLRDLQFGDSLKGLLGAIKDEQLACEKQHGRYVPVAVKIAPDMDDEGIRFVANALRDTGIDGVIATNTTVSRVAVAGHRHAEEAGGLSGAPVREASLRVIRGLYAELGDSLPIIGVGGITDGESAAEKIRAGARLVQIYTGFIYRGPALIRESVEAIRRLP; encoded by the coding sequence ATGTACGGCGTTCTGCGTAACCTGCTGTTTCAACTGCCACCGGAGCAAGCTCACAATATTGCCTTGAACGGCCTTGATGTAGCCCATCGACTCGGAATCCTGAGCGCTTTCTCGCCAAAAATAGATTCATTTCCCGTGAATGTTATGGGGCTGGATTTTCCCAACCCGGTCGGATTGGCCGCAGGCCTGGACAAGAACGCCGATCACCTGGATGCCCTTGGCTCACTCGGGTTCGGCTTTATTGAAGTGGGAACGGTCACGCCGCTGGCTCAGCCGGGCAATCCGAAACCCCGCATGTTCCGGCTACCGGAGCACCAGGCCATCATCAACCGGATGGGCTTTAACAATGAGGGTCTTGAGCACCTGCTTGCCCGCGTTGACAAACGCAAGTACCGGGGCGTGCTCGGTATCAACGTGGGCAAGAACAAGGACACTCCGAATGATCAGTCGGAGTCCGACTACCGGAAGGGCATTTCGGCGGTTTACAGCCGTGCCGATTACATTACGGTCAATGTGTCATCTCCCAACACTCCGGGCCTGAGGGATCTCCAGTTCGGCGACTCCCTGAAGGGACTGCTTGGAGCCATCAAGGATGAGCAGCTTGCCTGCGAAAAGCAGCATGGTCGTTACGTACCGGTGGCGGTGAAGATTGCTCCGGACATGGACGATGAGGGCATCCGGTTTGTGGCCAACGCACTCCGCGATACCGGTATTGACGGTGTTATCGCCACCAATACCACGGTCAGTCGCGTCGCGGTGGCAGGGCACCGGCATGCGGAAGAAGCCGGTGGGCTTAGCGGGGCGCCGGTCAGGGAAGCATCTTTACGGGTGATTCGCGGGCTGTACGCCGAGCTGGGCGATTCGTTGCCCATTATTGGTGTGGGTGGCATTACCGATGGCGAGAGTGCGGCAGAAAAGATTCGGGCGGGTGCCAGATTGGTACAGATCTACACCGGTTTTATCTACCGGGGGCCGGCGCTGATTCGGGAATCTGTCGAGGCCATTCGTCGGCTGCCCTGA
- the rlmKL gene encoding bifunctional 23S rRNA (guanine(2069)-N(7))-methyltransferase RlmK/23S rRNA (guanine(2445)-N(2))-methyltransferase RlmL, with the protein MSKPVFFVTCPKGVEYLLADELATFGLATVRNAPAGVWVEGPLEAGYRACLWSRLANRVILHLDEVDATSGDQLYDGVVHMDWQQHIPVHGSFRVTFLGQNEAIRNTQFGAQRVKDGIVDRFRAGGGPRPSVAAKDPDIVVSARLNRGRLALGIDLSGHSLHMRGYRTDKGIAPLKENLAAALLMRAGWPEIAANGGDFIDPMCGSGTLVIEAAMMALDLAPGRKQERFGFEQWPGHQPELWLSLRQEAERRAHEAKQRRIPRFAGFDQDSRVVATAWKNIQRAGLEGIVHVEARPVADLKLDGEWSDHGLVLTNPPYGERLSERKELGGLYQTLGEAVKRATPGWRLGVFTGAPEFGRSIGLRSFKQYRLFNGKLPAQLLLFEIDETSSMTPRQPAAPGEVAPRIANEERAAMLRNRLKKNLKTIGQWARKQGIGCYRLYDADMPEFALAIDVYEGRIHVQEYAAPKSVDERAARERLAEALAVIPEVLGIDPDEMVCKQRQRQTGTSQYEKQGVSGEFFNVHEHGGVLKVNLKDYLDTGLFLDHRPVRHWIQQHAAHKRFLNLFCYTGAATVHAVVGGASRSLSLDMSKTYVAWAQDNLALNGAEPSKHRVEQADCLAWLADRKTADQRFDLIFMDPPTFSNSARMAGVLDIQKDHPDMVRQAMARLSSDGLLIFSNNFRRFRLEEDLENEFEVTEVTRDTLDKDFQRNARIHRCWHIRHKV; encoded by the coding sequence TTGTCCAAACCTGTCTTTTTCGTAACCTGCCCCAAGGGAGTGGAGTATCTTCTGGCGGACGAACTTGCCACCTTCGGCCTTGCCACGGTGCGCAACGCGCCGGCGGGGGTGTGGGTCGAGGGGCCGCTGGAGGCCGGTTACCGGGCCTGTCTGTGGTCGCGCCTGGCCAATCGCGTCATCCTGCACCTGGATGAGGTAGACGCCACCAGTGGTGATCAGCTCTATGACGGCGTCGTGCATATGGACTGGCAACAGCACATTCCCGTACACGGCAGTTTCCGAGTGACCTTTCTGGGCCAGAACGAGGCCATCCGCAACACCCAGTTTGGTGCCCAGCGCGTCAAGGATGGCATTGTGGACCGCTTTCGGGCGGGTGGCGGGCCAAGGCCCTCGGTTGCGGCGAAGGACCCCGACATTGTTGTTTCCGCGCGGCTGAATCGTGGTCGTCTCGCTCTCGGCATTGATTTGAGCGGGCACAGTCTGCACATGCGGGGCTACCGTACCGATAAGGGCATTGCGCCCCTCAAGGAGAACCTTGCCGCCGCCTTGCTGATGCGGGCCGGCTGGCCCGAGATTGCTGCTAACGGTGGGGATTTCATCGATCCCATGTGCGGCTCCGGTACCCTGGTGATTGAGGCGGCCATGATGGCTCTGGACCTCGCTCCGGGGCGCAAGCAAGAGCGGTTCGGTTTCGAACAGTGGCCGGGCCACCAGCCAGAGCTCTGGCTGTCGCTTCGCCAGGAAGCGGAACGCCGGGCCCATGAGGCCAAGCAGCGCAGGATTCCCCGCTTTGCCGGGTTTGACCAGGACAGCCGGGTGGTTGCGACGGCGTGGAAGAACATTCAGCGCGCGGGCCTGGAGGGCATTGTGCATGTGGAGGCCCGCCCGGTAGCAGACCTGAAGCTGGACGGCGAATGGTCCGATCATGGCCTGGTGCTGACCAATCCACCCTATGGTGAACGCCTCAGTGAGCGCAAAGAACTTGGCGGGCTCTACCAGACCCTGGGTGAAGCCGTTAAACGGGCTACGCCCGGCTGGCGACTGGGTGTGTTCACCGGTGCCCCGGAGTTCGGTCGCTCTATAGGTCTGCGCAGCTTCAAGCAGTACCGGCTCTTCAACGGCAAACTGCCGGCCCAGCTGCTGCTGTTTGAAATTGACGAAACCAGCTCGATGACCCCGAGGCAACCTGCAGCACCGGGCGAAGTTGCGCCCCGCATTGCCAACGAAGAGCGTGCTGCCATGCTGCGCAACCGCCTGAAAAAGAACCTGAAAACCATTGGCCAGTGGGCCCGGAAGCAGGGCATCGGATGCTACCGGCTGTACGATGCCGACATGCCCGAGTTCGCACTGGCCATTGATGTCTACGAGGGGCGGATACACGTGCAGGAGTACGCGGCGCCCAAGTCGGTAGACGAGCGCGCGGCTCGTGAGCGTCTCGCCGAAGCCCTGGCGGTGATACCGGAAGTACTGGGCATTGATCCCGACGAGATGGTTTGCAAGCAGCGCCAGCGACAGACTGGCACCAGCCAGTATGAAAAACAGGGCGTCAGCGGCGAGTTCTTCAATGTGCACGAGCACGGAGGTGTGCTGAAAGTCAACCTGAAGGACTATCTGGACACCGGACTCTTCCTGGACCACCGGCCAGTGCGCCACTGGATCCAGCAGCATGCGGCCCACAAGCGGTTCCTGAACCTGTTCTGCTACACCGGCGCAGCGACTGTGCACGCGGTGGTGGGTGGTGCCAGCCGGTCACTGAGCCTGGATATGTCGAAGACGTATGTAGCCTGGGCACAGGACAATCTGGCGCTGAATGGGGCGGAGCCATCGAAACATCGTGTGGAGCAGGCGGACTGTCTCGCCTGGCTTGCCGACCGGAAAACCGCGGACCAGCGCTTCGACCTGATCTTTATGGATCCGCCCACCTTCTCCAACTCGGCGAGGATGGCCGGCGTACTGGATATCCAGAAGGACCACCCGGATATGGTCCGCCAGGCGATGGCCCGGCTCAGTTCCGATGGCCTGCTGATCTTCTCCAACAACTTCCGGCGTTTCCGGCTGGAGGAAGACCTGGAGAACGAATTCGAAGTGACTGAGGTCACCCGGGATACCCTGGATAAGGATTTCCAGCGCAACGCTCGGATCCACCGCTGCTGGCACATTCGCCACAAGGTGTGA
- a CDS encoding M18 family aminopeptidase — protein sequence MEHAEFNKDLLRFLNASPTPWHAVDTMKKRLDAAGFQALDEREDWSLAARQGYYVIRNGSSIIAFRTGSRDVATSGVRMVGAHTDSPCLKVKPNPELRRKGFFQVGVEVYGGVLLNPWFDRDLSLAGRVTVLDEDGQVRDTLVDFRKPIAFIPSLAIHLDREANSNRTVNAQTDLPPVVMQVSESDTTRFVDLLSAQIKAESGLAVRKVLGYELSFYDAREASFVGLRDEFIASARLDNLLSCYIGLQSLLQTSGDEAALLVCNDHEEVGSMSAEGAQGPFLTSVLDRWAGAGKGKAIARSMMVSADNAHGIHPNYMDKHDENHGPILNRGPVIKVNHNQRYATNSRSAAVYRHISDELGLPHQTFVVRSDMGCGSTIGPLTAGNLGVTTLDIGVPQFGMHSIRELIGTEDGYTLFRVLTEFMQREQVF from the coding sequence ATGGAACACGCTGAATTCAACAAAGATTTACTGAGGTTTCTGAACGCATCGCCAACCCCCTGGCACGCGGTAGATACCATGAAAAAGCGGCTTGATGCCGCCGGTTTCCAGGCGCTTGACGAGCGTGAAGACTGGTCCCTTGCGGCCAGGCAGGGCTATTACGTGATTCGCAATGGCTCGTCGATCATTGCCTTTCGAACCGGCAGCCGCGATGTAGCCACATCGGGCGTTCGCATGGTCGGCGCACACACCGACAGCCCCTGCCTGAAGGTCAAGCCCAATCCCGAGCTTCGCCGCAAGGGCTTTTTCCAGGTGGGCGTTGAGGTGTATGGCGGCGTCCTCCTCAACCCCTGGTTTGACCGTGACCTGTCCCTGGCCGGTCGGGTAACCGTGCTCGACGAAGATGGTCAGGTGCGGGACACACTTGTGGACTTCCGCAAACCGATTGCCTTTATTCCAAGCCTGGCCATTCATCTCGATCGTGAAGCGAACAGCAACCGCACTGTCAACGCCCAGACCGACTTGCCGCCAGTGGTCATGCAGGTATCGGAAAGCGACACCACCCGTTTCGTTGATCTGCTGTCAGCGCAGATCAAGGCTGAGTCGGGCCTCGCGGTCCGCAAGGTGCTGGGTTACGAATTGAGTTTCTACGATGCACGGGAGGCCTCGTTTGTGGGCCTGAGGGACGAATTCATCGCCTCCGCCCGCCTGGACAATCTGCTCAGTTGCTATATTGGCCTGCAGTCGCTGCTGCAAACCTCAGGTGATGAAGCGGCGCTGCTGGTGTGTAACGACCATGAGGAGGTTGGCAGCATGTCGGCCGAGGGTGCACAGGGGCCGTTCCTGACCTCCGTGCTGGACCGCTGGGCCGGCGCAGGCAAGGGCAAGGCCATCGCCCGTTCGATGATGGTGTCTGCTGACAACGCCCACGGCATCCACCCGAATTACATGGACAAGCACGACGAGAACCACGGACCCATCCTTAACCGGGGGCCGGTGATCAAGGTTAATCATAACCAGCGCTATGCCACCAACAGCCGTTCGGCAGCGGTTTACCGCCACATCAGCGATGAACTGGGGCTGCCCCACCAGACCTTCGTGGTGCGCAGTGACATGGGTTGCGGCAGCACGATTGGCCCGCTGACGGCGGGTAACCTCGGGGTAACCACGCTGGATATCGGCGTGCCCCAGTTTGGCATGCACTCCATCCGTGAACTGATCGGTACCGAAGACGGTTATACCCTGTTCCGGGTGCTGACCGAGTTCATGCAGCGTGAACAGGTTTTCTGA
- a CDS encoding arylesterase, translated as MHTALVFVRSIVFLAAALFAVPVLASQNTLLIVGDSLSAAYGIPSEAAWVQLLRNRLDKNGLGNWTVVNASISGETTDGGARRLPELIEENAPEVVVIELGGNDGLRGFPPQVIQSNLASMIEQVQDAGARAVLVGMQIPPNYGQRYTEMFANIYPTLSDRYNTALVPFFLDGIYNQEGMMQDDGIHPSEQAQGKLLDNIWPVLKPILTER; from the coding sequence ATGCATACGGCATTGGTGTTCGTCAGATCAATTGTTTTTCTCGCTGCAGCGCTGTTCGCGGTGCCCGTCCTGGCCAGCCAGAACACTCTTCTTATTGTGGGCGACAGCCTTAGCGCCGCCTATGGCATACCGTCCGAGGCGGCCTGGGTGCAGCTGTTGCGGAACCGTCTCGACAAGAACGGCCTCGGTAACTGGACCGTGGTAAACGCCAGCATCAGCGGCGAAACCACCGACGGCGGCGCCCGCCGCCTGCCCGAGCTGATCGAGGAAAACGCCCCTGAGGTGGTGGTCATCGAGCTCGGGGGCAATGACGGCCTGCGCGGCTTCCCGCCCCAGGTAATCCAATCCAACCTCGCGTCCATGATTGAGCAGGTTCAGGATGCCGGTGCCCGGGCGGTGCTGGTTGGCATGCAGATACCGCCCAACTACGGTCAGCGCTATACCGAGATGTTCGCCAACATCTACCCGACGCTTTCAGACCGTTACAACACGGCCCTGGTTCCCTTTTTCCTGGATGGCATTTACAACCAGGAGGGCATGATGCAGGACGACGGCATTCACCCCTCTGAACAGGCCCAGGGCAAACTGCTCGACAATATCTGGCCGGTTCTCAAACCCATCCTTACGGAGCGCTAG
- the rmf gene encoding ribosome modulation factor produces MKRQKRDMYARAFKRGYLAGVSGKSKDSCPIEQAEIRQEWLNGWREGRTDQWEGMTGVSGIHRLANVTTA; encoded by the coding sequence ATGAAAAGACAGAAAAGAGACATGTACGCTCGTGCATTCAAGCGGGGTTATCTCGCTGGCGTGTCCGGAAAATCCAAAGACAGCTGCCCGATTGAACAGGCGGAAATCCGCCAGGAATGGCTCAACGGGTGGCGAGAAGGCCGCACAGATCAATGGGAGGGCATGACCGGCGTATCCGGCATTCACAGACTGGCCAACGTTACGACGGCGTGA
- a CDS encoding outer membrane beta-barrel protein gives MNKAVRTSLVTAVIFTSASALLVFAPTVLAQETPRADKHYIGLLATTYNHRTIGENIKESAWGTGGTLIVGGHITDRFHAELRAGGGFKDAEVPDSDLSLAIDYYASWYIGMHYPITEYANVYGQFGFSYIHGEGDISDPDNNRNRPFEELDGEFPDSGFSVSWLAGLDFEVMDNTFLVFEGGKLFEDTGTDVNTFQFSGGLRYEF, from the coding sequence ATGAACAAGGCCGTGCGAACTTCCCTGGTCACCGCTGTAATCTTTACATCCGCATCCGCCCTGCTGGTTTTTGCCCCGACGGTTCTGGCCCAGGAAACGCCCAGGGCTGACAAACATTACATTGGCCTGCTGGCCACCACCTACAACCATCGGACCATCGGTGAAAACATCAAGGAGTCCGCCTGGGGGACCGGCGGCACCCTGATTGTTGGCGGCCATATTACCGACCGGTTCCACGCCGAACTGCGCGCCGGTGGCGGCTTCAAGGACGCCGAGGTACCGGATTCCGACCTTAGCCTGGCAATCGACTACTACGCCAGCTGGTACATCGGAATGCATTACCCGATCACCGAGTACGCAAACGTATACGGCCAGTTCGGCTTTTCCTACATCCACGGCGAGGGCGACATCAGCGACCCGGACAATAATCGTAACCGGCCCTTCGAGGAATTGGACGGCGAGTTCCCCGACAGCGGCTTCAGCGTCAGCTGGCTGGCGGGGCTGGATTTCGAGGTGATGGACAACACCTTCCTGGTGTTCGAGGGCGGAAAACTGTTCGAGGACACCGGCACCGACGTCAACACCTTCCAGTTTTCCGGTGGCCTTCGTTACGAATTCTGA